Proteins found in one Gimesia chilikensis genomic segment:
- a CDS encoding AraC family transcriptional regulator, whose translation MPRRLRSPALKIPDNRQIALLIDPDDTWGRSVIQGIASVVRNVLPWSLWIAPRDRQWRLRVPRNWQGDGIIAAIRDEKTAEHVRGLQLPTVNVSYWEQDDPDWYRVRTDDARRAEMAFSHFRERGFRHFAYYGPPSQRYSPSRGERFLEVVQAAGLECDMFHSRSVSRDKTSIQERTLHWLQQAPRPLAVMAADPHAGVLLTEVCNAVGFRVPEEIAILVADTDELLCNISAPPLSSIVLASEQIGINSVGILEALLAGKRVKSKSLALPPLHVIERQSTEMLAIDDPLFVDALRFIREHAHTGIQVSDVLQAVPLSRRSLEQRFRQLLNCSPADEIRRIKMERVKQLLISTDKTVAQIAGSSGFCSPGQLCFVFKKQIGTTPLEFRRSQRSEN comes from the coding sequence ATGCCTCGCCGCCTCCGATCACCGGCCCTGAAGATTCCTGATAACAGGCAGATCGCGCTGTTGATCGACCCGGATGACACCTGGGGCCGCAGCGTGATTCAGGGTATCGCATCAGTGGTGCGGAACGTCTTACCCTGGAGCCTGTGGATTGCGCCCCGCGATCGACAATGGCGGTTACGCGTTCCCCGCAACTGGCAGGGAGACGGCATCATCGCCGCGATTCGTGACGAAAAAACAGCCGAGCATGTCCGCGGCCTCCAGCTCCCCACGGTGAATGTTTCCTACTGGGAACAGGACGATCCGGACTGGTACCGCGTCCGCACCGATGACGCCCGCCGGGCCGAGATGGCTTTCTCGCATTTTCGCGAACGGGGCTTCCGCCATTTCGCCTATTATGGCCCTCCCAGTCAGCGGTATTCCCCCTCGCGCGGAGAACGCTTTCTGGAGGTGGTTCAAGCTGCAGGACTGGAATGTGATATGTTCCACAGCAGGTCCGTCTCCCGCGATAAAACCTCTATCCAGGAACGCACGCTGCACTGGCTACAACAGGCACCCCGACCACTGGCGGTCATGGCGGCAGACCCGCACGCTGGTGTGTTATTAACTGAAGTCTGTAATGCTGTCGGCTTCCGGGTGCCTGAAGAAATCGCGATTCTGGTCGCGGATACGGATGAATTGCTCTGCAATATCTCCGCACCACCGCTCTCCAGTATTGTCCTCGCCAGTGAGCAGATCGGAATTAACAGCGTGGGTATTCTCGAAGCGCTGCTGGCGGGTAAGCGGGTCAAATCAAAGTCGCTGGCCCTGCCCCCGCTGCACGTGATCGAACGGCAGTCTACCGAAATGCTGGCCATCGACGATCCACTGTTTGTCGATGCCCTCCGATTCATCCGCGAACACGCACATACCGGCATTCAGGTCAGCGACGTCCTGCAGGCGGTTCCGCTTTCGCGTCGTTCCCTGGAGCAGCGTTTTCGCCAGTTGTTGAACTGCAGTCCCGCAGACGAAATCCGCCGGATAAAAATGGAGCGGGTGAAACAGTTGCTGATCTCGACCGACAAAACGGTTGCCCAGATCGCAGGTTCCTCTGGGTTCTGCAGCCCGGGACAACTCTGTTTCGTTTTCAAAAAGCAGATCGGCACAACCCCACTCGAATTTCGCAGAAGCCAGCGATCAGAGAACTGA
- a CDS encoding N-acyl-D-amino-acid deacylase family protein yields the protein MTLRPEIVLRSLLLLALLLPSFSFAAERVDYVIENGTLHDGTGLVIKQGHVAVRDGKIVSVGPGKGPASETRIDASGLIVCPGFIDLHTHSDRGIINPKARGAVNYLMQGCTTSVTGNCGMGPIEVKEFYDKVDLAGAGTNVAHLLPQGDLRSQVIGKVNRKATKAELQEMQQRAARAMQEGAWGMSTGLIYTPSTYADTEELIALARVIGKAGGIYASHIRGEEDGLLGSYQEAIRIGREAEVPVHVSHMKVKGTPNWGNLRLAIDMIKQARKTGQRVTADQYPYIAASTSLAATVFPPWSMSGGREELVKRLDTADVGEKIRAAVAQSLSIKEDGKQIVIAQYGPRPEWVGRHLREIAKQEEKTPLQITEEIIRNGGAQIVNFAMNEEEVRMAMQHPWVATASDGGVMIPDATRPHPRNYGAFPRKIGHYAIREQVLPLNQAIRSATGLPAEILGLTDRGFLKPGQAADIVVFDPKTIIDTATFEDPHQYAEGMRYVFVNGVAAVHGGTPTGALAGRALRKPSAP from the coding sequence GTGACTTTGAGACCTGAGATCGTGCTGCGTAGCCTGTTGCTGCTGGCGCTGTTGTTACCGTCATTCAGCTTTGCTGCAGAGCGGGTGGACTACGTCATCGAAAACGGCACGCTGCACGACGGAACCGGTCTGGTGATTAAACAGGGACACGTGGCAGTGCGGGACGGGAAAATCGTTTCCGTCGGGCCCGGTAAAGGGCCAGCCAGTGAGACCCGCATTGATGCGAGCGGCCTGATTGTCTGTCCGGGATTCATTGACCTGCATACTCACAGCGATCGGGGCATCATCAATCCCAAGGCACGGGGTGCGGTGAACTACCTGATGCAGGGCTGTACGACATCGGTCACCGGTAACTGCGGGATGGGGCCCATCGAAGTCAAGGAATTCTATGACAAAGTCGATCTGGCGGGCGCGGGAACCAACGTGGCGCATCTGTTGCCGCAAGGTGACTTGCGCTCGCAGGTGATCGGCAAGGTCAATCGCAAAGCGACCAAAGCGGAACTGCAGGAGATGCAGCAGCGGGCTGCCCGGGCGATGCAGGAAGGGGCCTGGGGCATGTCGACCGGCCTGATTTATACTCCCAGCACTTACGCGGACACGGAAGAACTGATCGCCCTCGCACGCGTGATTGGTAAAGCGGGAGGCATCTATGCCAGCCACATTCGCGGTGAGGAAGACGGGCTACTCGGTTCCTACCAGGAAGCGATTCGCATTGGCCGTGAGGCAGAAGTTCCGGTGCACGTTTCCCATATGAAAGTCAAGGGGACGCCGAACTGGGGTAACCTGCGTCTGGCGATCGATATGATCAAACAGGCCCGCAAAACAGGTCAGCGGGTGACCGCGGATCAATATCCCTATATCGCTGCGAGTACCTCGCTGGCTGCAACGGTCTTTCCCCCCTGGTCGATGTCCGGCGGGAGAGAAGAACTGGTCAAGCGGCTGGATACGGCAGATGTCGGTGAGAAGATCCGGGCTGCGGTCGCTCAGAGTCTGAGTATTAAAGAGGACGGCAAGCAGATCGTGATTGCCCAGTATGGCCCGCGACCGGAATGGGTGGGGCGGCACTTGCGCGAGATTGCGAAACAGGAAGAGAAAACGCCGCTGCAGATTACCGAAGAGATCATCCGTAACGGGGGAGCCCAGATAGTAAACTTCGCCATGAATGAAGAGGAAGTCCGGATGGCGATGCAGCATCCGTGGGTGGCGACCGCCTCCGATGGCGGGGTGATGATCCCTGATGCCACACGTCCGCATCCTCGAAATTATGGCGCCTTTCCCCGTAAGATCGGCCACTATGCGATTCGCGAACAGGTGCTGCCATTGAATCAGGCGATTCGCAGTGCCACGGGGCTGCCGGCTGAGATCCTGGGATTGACCGATCGTGGCTTTCTCAAACCGGGACAGGCAGCGGATATCGTTGTCTTCGATCCGAAAACCATCATCGATACGGCGACGTTTGAAGACCCACATCAGTACGCGGAAGGCATGCGCTATGTCTTCGTGAATGG